The sequence AAACAGAAGCCTGCTGGCACCGTTCGCCGAAAGGAGGGGGTAGCCCATGAAAGGGGGCCTCGCACAGGTTCTGCGGCCTCTGCGGGGGCTGTTCCGCGGGTATCTTCACCGCATCCTTCTCATTGCCTTCTTCCTGGTTGCCTTCGTTCCCGTGGCCTTCGGCTCCCTGGCCATCTCGCGCGTGATTCAAGATTACCTGGCGCACGCCATTACCGACCGCGTGGACCGCGACATGAACCTGGCGCGGGCGTTCTACGATAGCGCGCGCCGCCAGGTTACGGCCGTCGCCGTCAGCCTGGCGCTGGACAACGAATTGCCCATATACCTATCGCCCGAAAACCTCTCAAAGGACGAAACCCTGCGCGTCATGGAGCGAATGATCCAAAACCGCATCGTGAGCAATGAGTTGGAGGGGACCCAGTTCATCGGCGTGTTCCGCCCCGACGGGCATCTGGCGGCCGGGCGCGTCCTCTTCGCGTATGGGGTCCAGCGTCCTATCCGCCGCGACATAGATTGGAGCAGCCTGCCCATCGTGGCGGCGGCGCTCCGGCGGGGCGCGCTGACATCGGGCACGGAGATCGTCCCTGCCGAGTATCTGGAACCCATTGGCCTGGCCGAGCAGGCGCACATCCCGCTGATAGAGACACCGAAAGCCTCTCCAGAACTGTTTGACCCGCGAGAGGGCACGGCGGGCCTGGCGCTGATGGCGGTGGCGCCCGCACGCGGGCCTTCCGACGAGGTCCTCGGCTTCGTGGTCGTGATGCAGTTGTTCAACCGCGACTTCACCCTGGTGGACCGCATCAAGCAGGTCGCCGGCGTGGACACGGCCACCCTCTTCCTGGGCGACTGGCGCGTGTCCACCAACGTGCTCACGGAGACAGGCGAGCGCGCTATCGGCACGCGCCTGTCCGAAGAAGTCGCCAAAGTCGTCTTGTACGAGGGCCAGGAGTACACCGGCCGCGCGTTCGTGGTGAAGGAGGACTTCATCACGCGCTACTCCCCCTTGCACAATCATGCCAATCAGGTGGTGGGCATCCTATACGTGGGCGCGCGAGAGGAGGCGTTCCTATCGCTGGTGCGCGACTTCAACCGCCGCGTCGTCCTCATCGCCGTCGTGAGCATTCTCATCGCGGTGCTCTTGTCGCTGCCGGTGGCCCGCTCCATAACCCAACCCATCAGCACACTGGTAACGGCCAGCGCTCGGGTCGCCTGCGGCGACATGTCCGTCCGCGTGCCCGAGAAGGGGCGCGGCGAACTCCGCGAACTGTCCGAATCCTTCAACCGCATGGTGGACGAATTGCAGTCCACCCAGGACGAACTCCTGCACGCCAGGAACCTGGCCTCCATCGGCCAGTTGGCGGCGGGGGTGGCCCACGAGATCAACAACCCCCTGGGCACCATCATGCTCTACTCCGACATCCTGAACCGCGAGGTGCCTCCCGACTCCACCATCAAGGACGACTTGCAGATGATCTCGCGGGAGGCGACGCGCTGCAAGGAGATCGTTACGGCGCTGCTGAACTTTGCCCGCCAAAGCCGCGTCATGGCCCAGGAGACCGACGTCAACGACCTGGTCCGCGAACTCGCCAGCGATTTGGAGCGCCTGCCCCTCTACGAGGACGTCGTCATCGTCCAGAAGTTGGCGCCCGACCTTCCCATCATCCAGGCCGACCCGACGCAATTGCGCCAGGTGCTGGTGAACCTGGCCAACAACGCCGCCGAGGCCATGCCCGAGGGCGGCACGCTCACATTCACAACGGCGCTGGACCCAGCGGGAGATCGGGTTCACATCTCCGTGGAAGATACGGGCATCGGCATCCCGCCGGAGAACATCCCCAAGTTGTTCACGCCGTTCTTCACGACCAAGCCCATCGGTCGCGGCACGGGACTGGGCTTGGCGATCACCTACGGCATTGTGAAAATGCACCGCGGGCAGATCACCGTGCAGAGCCAGGTGGGCAAAGGGACGCGGTTCACGGTGATCCTGCCGGTGCGCATCGCGCAGGCCCAACCGACCGGCGCGGATGAAAGCGCCGCAGCATAAGCAGGAGGCCGCCGCATGACAGAGAAATACCCACGCATCCTGGTCATTGACGACGAACTCGGAATCCGCGAGGGGTGTCGGCGCGTGCTCGCGCCCCTGGGGTATTCGGTGGAGGTGGCGGAGAACGGCGCCGAGGGGCTGCGCAAGGTGCAGGAGTGGAGCCCCGACCTGGTGCTCCTGGACGTGATGATGCCGGACATCACGGGCATAGATCTGCTGGATCCCATCCACGCCCACGACCCCGACATCGTGTGCATCATCATCACCGGCTACGCCACGGTGGAACTGGCCGTGCAGGCGGTGAAGCGGGGCGCCTACGATTTCATCTCCAAGCCCTTCTCGGCCGACACGCTCATCTTGGCGGTGCACCAGGGGCTGGAGCGGCGGCGGCTGGTGCTGGAGTCCAAGCGCATGCAGGCGCTGGAGGCCGAAGCGCAGGAACTGGCGCGGGCCAAGGAGGAACTGGAGCGCCTGGATAAGATGAAGAGCGCCTTCATGCTCACCGTGGCGCACGAATTGCGCGCGCCCGTCGCGGCCATCCAGGGCTACCTGCGGCTCATCCTGGACGGATACGCCGACCCCGACAAGCAACGGGAGATGCTGGAACGGTCCGACCAGCGCGCGTCGGAGTTGCTGGCGCTGATTGAGGATCTACTGGCCCTGGCGCGCGTGAAGGATGCCGCGCCCGAAGAGAAGCGCGTGCCCGTCCCCGTGGGCGACGTGCTCAAACAGGTGGCCGATTTGCTTCAGGTGGAGGCCGCCAAGAAGCGCATCGCCTTCTCCGTTCGTGCCGAGGCCAATCCCACCGTCCTCGCCACCCGCGATCATATCCGCCAACTGTGGACAAACCTCATCAGCAACGCCATTCGCTACACGCCCGAAGGCGGCAGCGTGTCGGTGTCGCTGGCCGTGCGCGACGACGCGGTGGAAGGCGTGGTGGAGGATACGGGCATCGGCATTGCGGCCGAGGACCTGCCGCGAGTCTTTGACGAGTTCTACCGAACCCGCACCGCCAAGGAGATGGTCTCCGGCGGCACGGGTCTCGGTCTGCCCATCGTGAAGCGCATCGTGGAGACCTACGGCGGGAACATTTCCGTGGAGTCGGAGGCGGGCAAAGGGTCGCGCTTCACCTTCAGGCTGCCCCTGCATGCCGAGCCGCAGCCCGTGGCAACACCGAATGCGGCCCGCAAATCGGAAGGCGAAGCGCAGGGTTAGCGGCTCCCGATTGCGCCGTTCGGCGGGTGTGCCTGCACCTGCGCCAGGATGTCCGCCGGCGCCACCGGCTTCCTGAGCCACGCCACGGCGCCCAGCGCGGCAACGCGCTCCTGAATCTCGGCCATCGCCCCGTCCAGCGCCGACACCACGATGACCGCGGGCTGCCTGCGCGCCGCGCCCATGCAGATTTGGCGCAGAACGTCCATCCCGTCCAGCGTGTACGACATACGCATGTCCAGGATGAGGAAGTCTGCGGGGAAGGCAGCGAGCAGGGCCACGGCCTCTTTTCCGTTGTGGCACGCGCACACCTCGTGCCCTGCGCCCTGCAGCGCGAGGCGCATCTGCTCTACGAAGTCGTCGTCATCGTCCGCGATGAGTATCCTCGCCATTGGGGATGCTCCATTCTGCGCCTGGGGCGCTACCGTCGTTTGAGCAGGCGGCGCACCTCGTCCACGAGTCGCTGCGGGTTGACCGGCTTGGCCAGCAGTTGGTCTATGGGCAAATCTTCTCCGGTCGGGAACAGAGCCGCGTGTTCCGACGTGGGGATAGACGTGATCATCAGGATGGGAACGTCGGCGAACTCCGGCTCCTGGCGCAGATCTCGCGTGGCGTCCACGCCGTCCAGGACGCCCCTCATCATCACATCCATGATAATGAGATCGGGCTTCATGGCGCGGGCGCGCGCCAGCGCATCTTCCGCCGTGCCGGCGCTGACCACATCCATACGCTCGCTCTTCAGCACCTGGCGCACGATCTCCACGAAGTCGGGGTCGTCGTCCACCACCAGGATACGGGGCGGCGCGGTTTCCGGCAGGGTCCACTGGTGAGGCTCCTTGAACGTCGCCAACACGTGCGATGTGGACACCCGCGAGATGCCTGGGATGAGGCTGATTTTCTCGGTGAGGAAGCGCGACAGGGCCGCCGTGTTCGCCAACAGCACCTCAGCCATGATGTCGTACTCGCCGGTGAGAAAGTGGACGCAGCGCGCCTCGGGCATGGCGGCCAGGGCGCGCCCTACCCGCTCCACCTGGCCCACCTCGGCCTTGATGAGCAGGATGGTGTGGGTTTCCAGCCCCACGCGCTTGGGCTCCACGCACGCGGAGAATGCCACGATGCCCTCGTCTATAAGGCGCTCCAGCCGCTTGCGCACGGTGGCCTCGGCCACGCCCAGGGCGCGGGCTACATCCACGTTGCTGGCGCGCCCGTCCTCCTGCAGGTACCGAATGATCTCCCGATCCAGGTTATCAATCTGATACACGCCCAGCCCTCCTCAAGGCAAGGGGGTTGTGTGAGGGTCCTACTATTGAATCCCGCTACTTCAATAGAACGCTCACATCTCCATTTCGGCCTGTCGGAACAGGGAACGCACTAGACGTAGGGCAAACCGGCAATTTGCTCTACGATGACCGCCGAGAGAGCAGCGCCAACCGAACGCGCGATCTCCCGATAGGTCTCCGGGCACTATGCTACCACATCGCATGTTCTTACGAAAAAGCGAGCGTCAATAAAACAGCAATGCCACCCAACGGTCCAGGCAGGCCAGCGTCAGGATGAGTCCCAGGTATGGATACGCCGAGAGTTTGTACATTTTCCAGGCCGCCTGCGTCATCCCCGTGCGGAACAGGCGCACGCTGCTGCCGATGAGCGCCACGTTGAGCGCCAACGCCCCCACCGCGTACAACGCGCCCAGATCGCTGAACAGCGGCATGGACAGGGTTTCCACGCCCAGCGCCACCGCCAGGCCCAAGAGGATGCCCATGTTCTGGCGGGGGGTGATGGTCAGCGGGAAGATGCGCACGCCCGCCTGCAGGTAGTCGTGGCGGTACGCCTCCATGAGGCTCCACACGTGGATGGGCGTCCAGACAAAGATGAGGCCGCACAGCCCCCACATGAGCGGCTCTGGACGAGGGTTGACGCCCAGCCACCCGATGAGGAACGGCGCGCAACTGGCGAATTCGCCCAGCGGCACGTGGGTGATGGAACGCTTGCGGACGACGACGGACGCCAGGACTCCGACCAGGCCCGCGACGAAGGCCCAGGGGTTGAGCGCCCACGCGATGACCAGCCCCGCGAGCACAAGACCGATGGCCAGGGGCAACATGCGCTCGGCGGGCCATATGCGGCGGCTGGGCAGGGGGCGATGGCGCGTGCGTTCCATGCGCGCGTCCATGTCGCGATCCAGGTAGTTGGTGAGGCCGTTGGCGCCCGCGCTCCCCATGGTTACGGCCAGGGTAGTCCACAGCAGGCGGCCCAGCGGGGGCGCGCCGCCCGCCGCCAGCACCGCCGTCGCCAGGCCGGCGAACGCCAGGAGCAAGGTCTCGCGCGGCTTGAGGACCTGTATGTAGGCGCGCCAGTCGGTGCCACGACGCGCCTGTTGCAGTGGGATCGTATCATCGGCTCGCACGTTCCATTCCTCAGGCATCGGGATAGGCCCCCATGGGGCCTACGCTACGCCCATGGCGACCAGGTCCAGCCCCACCGTGAGCAGATGCTCCACCGCCGGATTGACGGGCCTGGACAGCGCCCGTAAGTCTATCGTCTTCAGGCGATTTTGGCAAACGGGACACTCGTACAAGCGGTAGGCCGCATGGCCGGTGGTGTAGTACACCATGTTGGCGTCGTTGGAGCAGAACGTGCATCCGACGCGGCGGAAGGGCCAGCAGGTGAAGCATCGCTGGCAGAACAGGTAGCGCCCGCCCACCGATGGCTCCAGTAGCGCCAGCACCGGCGCGCTGCCGCAGAACGGGCATGTGGGTCGTCGCCACTCGTCCACGGGCAGGTGGGGCACCACCCCTCCGGCCAGTCGGCGCAGTTCGCCCTCCAGCGCCATCTCCACGGCAGCCTCGGTCAGCGACGCGCCGTCGGCGAGGAGCGAGCGGCGTTCTTCCACGGCGGCCTGGGCCAGCGCCATCAGGCTCGCGGGCGCGGCCTCCACTGCCGCGCCGGCCCATTCCTGCCGGTATTTGCGGAGCACCGCGGCCATGCCCGCCACCTCGTCGGCGAAGAGGTTGCCCTCCAGCCGCAGGTCTGACCATCGCAACCAGGGGACGCCCTTCGCCAGGTCGCGGTTGTCGGGTGTGGAGAAGGGAAGGGCGCCCCCCTTCCCTTCTCCCTCAGCCAGGGCTTGCGCCGCTAGGATTTCGTCGTACAACGCCAGCAGGGCGGCCAGGCCGGGGTTGTCGCCCCTGGCCTCCCGCAGGGCGCCCAGCGTCTCGGCGATGGAGTAGTGAGGCGATAACGGCCGATCCGCGTTTGGGCTCATGGCTACTCTGCCTTGGCCTGGGCGGCCGCTTTCGCCTTGGCTTCCTCGTACAGTTTCTTGGCCCGTTCCTCGCCGTAGTACCACTTGGCGTGGTGCTCGCGGGCGTAGGACTCGGAGATTACGCCGTATCGCATGCTCACCAGCGACTGCCACATCAGCGGGTGGCCCACTGCCAGGTAGAAGTGGATGATGAACATGCTGACGGTGGCGAACATGGTCAGGTCGTGGATGATGACCGCGGCCTGGAAGACGCCCACGGGCAGCACGCCCTTGCCGAACCACATGAGCGCGCCGGTCAGCACGAAGATGATGGTGCCCGACACCAGGATCACGGCATTCATCTTCTCGCCGGTGTTCCATCGGCCCTGCGGCGGCATGTCCACGTGCCTACCCAGCAGATAGTAAGGGATGGCGCCCTTGAGCCAGCCGATGTCATCGCGCCCGAACCGCAGTTCCTTGAGCGTAAGCAGCAGGCGCCTCGGTTGCAGGATGGCGTAACTGAGCGGCACGGCTGCGAAGAACACGGCGCTGATGCGGTGCACCAGGCGCATGAACTGCCCCGCCTCGCCCCGAGCCAGCGGCGCCAGGAACGGGAAGAACAGCACCATGCCGGTCATCGTCAGCAGGATGAAGGTCAGGGTGTGCCCCCAGTGCAGGTAGCGTTCCAGCGCCGTGTAGCGCGGAATCCAGCGGATGCGGATTGCGGTGTCTGTCCCTTTGACTCGTACACTCATTCTACTTCCTCCATGCGGATGTGGCGCCGGGCGATGAAGAACGCCGTGATGGCGGCCAGCGCGGTTACGCCAAAGGATGCGCCAACCAGCGGCTGCACCCAATCCTGCCACACGTGGGTCAACGCCGGCGACGCCGGGCTTGTGGGCAGGCCGTAGGTCTCGGGCTTGTCCAGCAGAACATACATGCGCCCCAGGCCGCCCAGCAGCATGTCGCCGTACAGGTTGGCGTTGGGATGGCCGTTCTTCTGGAGGTACAGCACCCGCTCGCGCCCTTTGGCGATCATCTCATTCCGTTCGCCGAACGAGAAGGCCCCCGCGGGGCACGTCTTCACGCAGGCGGGCTTCTCGCCGTTGGTAACCCTGTCCATGCAGAAGGTGCACTTGAACGACTTGCCCTTGCCCGTCAGGACATCGGTCAGCAGGCGCGGGATGTGGAAGGGGCAGAACTGGGTGCAGTAGCCGCAGCCGTTGCACAGATCCTGCTCCAGCGTAACCAGGCCCATGGGATGATGTTTGAGCGCGCCGGTGGGGCAGACCTTGACACAGGCGGCGTCGGTGCAGTGCATGCAGCCCTGCGCCAGGAAAAGCCACCTCATCTGTCCGCCCTCGTACTTTTCAATGAAGCGGATGCGCGTCCAGGTGTAGGGCGACAGGTCGGGCGGGTTCTCGTAGGAGCCGCGGTTGGTCGTCTTGGTGCCCGGCAAGTCGTTCCACTGCTTGCAGGCCACCTGACAACCCCTACAGGCCATGCATTTGGATGAGTCGTAGAGCATCGCTACCTTTTCCATGGCTACACCGCCTTTCTGATGTCCACAAGGAAGGCCTTGTATTCGGGGATCATGGTGTTGGCGTCGCCGATGTGAGGCGTGAGGTCGTTGACGACGTCGCCGGTGGCGATGCCTGCCCAGCCGAAGTGCCAGGGCAAGCCCACCAGGTCCACCTTCTTCCCGTCCACCACCAGCGGCTGCACGCGATCGGTAACGATGGCCACGGCGGTAACCTGCCCGCGGGCGCTGCTTACGATGACCTTTTCGCCGTTCTGGATGCCCTTGCGGCTGGCCAGGTCTTTGCTCATTTCCACGAACAGTTCAGGCTGGGCCTCGGCCAGCCAGGGGAGCGTGCGGGACATGGCCCCCGCCTGCCAGTGCTCTACCAATCGGTACGTGGTAGCGACGATGGGGAACTTGTCGGGCGTTCCCACGTGGTCGCCGATTTCCTTGTCCTGGTCCGTGGTCCACACTTTGATGGCCGGATTGTTCTGAGTGCCCGACAGCAGGTTCTTGACGGGGCTTTCCAACGGCTCGTAGTGCTCGGGGAAGGGGCCGTCGGCCAGCGGGCCGAACAGCGCACCCTTGCCATCGGCGAGCATGATGAAGGGATCCTTGCCGCCGGGAGCGGTGGGCGCTTTGGTTGGGGCGAAGTCGGGCACGTCGTAGCCGACCCACTTCTTCTGGGCCTCGTCCCACCAGATGAGCGCCTTCTCCTGGCTCCAGGGCTTGCCGTTGGGGTCTGCCGAGCAGCGGTTGTAGATGATGTGGCGGTTGACCGGCCAGA comes from Chloroflexota bacterium and encodes:
- a CDS encoding formate dehydrogenase accessory protein FdhE, which gives rise to MSPNADRPLSPHYSIAETLGALREARGDNPGLAALLALYDEILAAQALAEGEGKGGALPFSTPDNRDLAKGVPWLRWSDLRLEGNLFADEVAGMAAVLRKYRQEWAGAAVEAAPASLMALAQAAVEERRSLLADGASLTEAAVEMALEGELRRLAGGVVPHLPVDEWRRPTCPFCGSAPVLALLEPSVGGRYLFCQRCFTCWPFRRVGCTFCSNDANMVYYTTGHAAYRLYECPVCQNRLKTIDLRALSRPVNPAVEHLLTVGLDLVAMGVA
- a CDS encoding response regulator — translated: MTEKYPRILVIDDELGIREGCRRVLAPLGYSVEVAENGAEGLRKVQEWSPDLVLLDVMMPDITGIDLLDPIHAHDPDIVCIIITGYATVELAVQAVKRGAYDFISKPFSADTLILAVHQGLERRRLVLESKRMQALEAEAQELARAKEELERLDKMKSAFMLTVAHELRAPVAAIQGYLRLILDGYADPDKQREMLERSDQRASELLALIEDLLALARVKDAAPEEKRVPVPVGDVLKQVADLLQVEAAKKRIAFSVRAEANPTVLATRDHIRQLWTNLISNAIRYTPEGGSVSVSLAVRDDAVEGVVEDTGIGIAAEDLPRVFDEFYRTRTAKEMVSGGTGLGLPIVKRIVETYGGNISVESEAGKGSRFTFRLPLHAEPQPVATPNAARKSEGEAQG
- a CDS encoding protoheme IX farnesyltransferase codes for the protein MPEEWNVRADDTIPLQQARRGTDWRAYIQVLKPRETLLLAFAGLATAVLAAGGAPPLGRLLWTTLAVTMGSAGANGLTNYLDRDMDARMERTRHRPLPSRRIWPAERMLPLAIGLVLAGLVIAWALNPWAFVAGLVGVLASVVVRKRSITHVPLGEFASCAPFLIGWLGVNPRPEPLMWGLCGLIFVWTPIHVWSLMEAYRHDYLQAGVRIFPLTITPRQNMGILLGLAVALGVETLSMPLFSDLGALYAVGALALNVALIGSSVRLFRTGMTQAAWKMYKLSAYPYLGLILTLACLDRWVALLFY
- a CDS encoding cache domain-containing protein → MKGGLAQVLRPLRGLFRGYLHRILLIAFFLVAFVPVAFGSLAISRVIQDYLAHAITDRVDRDMNLARAFYDSARRQVTAVAVSLALDNELPIYLSPENLSKDETLRVMERMIQNRIVSNELEGTQFIGVFRPDGHLAAGRVLFAYGVQRPIRRDIDWSSLPIVAAALRRGALTSGTEIVPAEYLEPIGLAEQAHIPLIETPKASPELFDPREGTAGLALMAVAPARGPSDEVLGFVVVMQLFNRDFTLVDRIKQVAGVDTATLFLGDWRVSTNVLTETGERAIGTRLSEEVAKVVLYEGQEYTGRAFVVKEDFITRYSPLHNHANQVVGILYVGAREEAFLSLVRDFNRRVVLIAVVSILIAVLLSLPVARSITQPISTLVTASARVACGDMSVRVPEKGRGELRELSESFNRMVDELQSTQDELLHARNLASIGQLAAGVAHEINNPLGTIMLYSDILNREVPPDSTIKDDLQMISREATRCKEIVTALLNFARQSRVMAQETDVNDLVRELASDLERLPLYEDVVIVQKLAPDLPIIQADPTQLRQVLVNLANNAAEAMPEGGTLTFTTALDPAGDRVHISVEDTGIGIPPENIPKLFTPFFTTKPIGRGTGLGLAITYGIVKMHRGQITVQSQVGKGTRFTVILPVRIAQAQPTGADESAAA
- a CDS encoding response regulator produces the protein MYQIDNLDREIIRYLQEDGRASNVDVARALGVAEATVRKRLERLIDEGIVAFSACVEPKRVGLETHTILLIKAEVGQVERVGRALAAMPEARCVHFLTGEYDIMAEVLLANTAALSRFLTEKISLIPGISRVSTSHVLATFKEPHQWTLPETAPPRILVVDDDPDFVEIVRQVLKSERMDVVSAGTAEDALARARAMKPDLIIMDVMMRGVLDGVDATRDLRQEPEFADVPILMITSIPTSEHAALFPTGEDLPIDQLLAKPVNPQRLVDEVRRLLKRR
- a CDS encoding response regulator transcription factor, yielding MARILIADDDDDFVEQMRLALQGAGHEVCACHNGKEAVALLAAFPADFLILDMRMSYTLDGMDVLRQICMGAARRQPAVIVVSALDGAMAEIQERVAALGAVAWLRKPVAPADILAQVQAHPPNGAIGSR
- a CDS encoding 4Fe-4S dicluster domain-containing protein; this encodes MEKVAMLYDSSKCMACRGCQVACKQWNDLPGTKTTNRGSYENPPDLSPYTWTRIRFIEKYEGGQMRWLFLAQGCMHCTDAACVKVCPTGALKHHPMGLVTLEQDLCNGCGYCTQFCPFHIPRLLTDVLTGKGKSFKCTFCMDRVTNGEKPACVKTCPAGAFSFGERNEMIAKGRERVLYLQKNGHPNANLYGDMLLGGLGRMYVLLDKPETYGLPTSPASPALTHVWQDWVQPLVGASFGVTALAAITAFFIARRHIRMEEVE
- a CDS encoding cytochrome b/b6 domain-containing protein; the encoded protein is MSVRVKGTDTAIRIRWIPRYTALERYLHWGHTLTFILLTMTGMVLFFPFLAPLARGEAGQFMRLVHRISAVFFAAVPLSYAILQPRRLLLTLKELRFGRDDIGWLKGAIPYYLLGRHVDMPPQGRWNTGEKMNAVILVSGTIIFVLTGALMWFGKGVLPVGVFQAAVIIHDLTMFATVSMFIIHFYLAVGHPLMWQSLVSMRYGVISESYAREHHAKWYYGEERAKKLYEEAKAKAAAQAKAE